CTGTCCCCTTGAAAAGCTCTGTCATTCTTCTTTGCTGTCAATCCCAGCTCATCTTCCATTCAAAGTAAAACATGAAGACCTCAATAACTAGGGTTAAGTTTTTTCTCAGTCAGAAAAGTTTTCATATGCCTCATACAAATCAGGAACAAATTCAGAGCAGAAGCATCCAAGTCTCACATGAGTGAGCACTGAAACAGAAGCACAGGACTGAAACGGAAGGAAGAGTGTGGCTTCAGGACCCGGGAGCTGGCCATCACGAAATGAGAAAGCATAAACAGTAGAAGTGATTTCTTAGGTTGCTGAGATAGAATGATAGAAATGTGGCATACCTTGTGTTTAGTTCAAGAACTATAATCTAGATGTAACGCCTGAAAATAAACTCTTTTATTGATATGCTACAGGCAGAAGAAATGAAGATAGCAAACAACACAGTAGTGACAGAATTTATCCTCCTTGGTCTGACAGTCTCAAGATATTCAGCTCTTGGTCTTTGTGCTGATCTTAATTTTCTACCTTATCATCCTCCCCGGAAATTTCCTCATCATTTTCACCATAAAGTCAGACCCTGGCCTCACAGcccccctctctttctttctgggcAACTTGGCCTTCCTGGATGCATCCTACTCCGTCATTGCGGCTCCCCGGATGTTGGTGGACTTCCTCTCTGCGAAGAAGGTAATCTCCTACAGAGGCTGCATCACTCAGCTCTTTTTCTTGCACTTccttggaggaggggagggattACTCCTTGTTGTGATGGCCTTTGACCGCTACATCGCCATCTGCCGGCCTCTGCACTATTCGACTGTCATGAACCCTAGAGCCTGCTATGCAATGATGTTGGCTCTGTGGCTTGGGGATTTTGTCCACTCCATTATCCAGGTGGTCCTCATCCTCCGCTTGCCTTTTTGTGGCCCAAACCAGCTGGACAACTTCTTCTGTGATGTCCCACAGGTCATCAAGCTGGCTTGCACCGACACATTTGTGGTGGAGCTTCTGATGGTCTTCAACAGTGGCCTGATGACACTCCTGTGCTTTCTGGGGCTTCTGGCCTCCTATGCAGTCATTCTTTGTAGCATACGAGGGTCTTCTTCTGAGGCGAAAAACAAGGCCATGTCCACGTGCACCAACCGTATCATTGTTACATTCTTCATGTTTGGACCTGGCATCTTCATCTACACTCGCCCCTTCAGGGCTTTCCCAGCTGACAAGGTGGTTTCTTTCTTCCACACAGTGATTTTTCCTTTGTTGAATCCTGTCATTTATACCCTTCACAACCAGGAAGTGAAAGCTTCCATGAAAAAGTGTTTAATAAGCACATAGCCTgaaaaagggcaaaaaaaaaaaaaaaagaataaaaatagactgTAGAATTTTATCTGAAATTGATTTGTTTATTTCCAAGTACTGCAATCATTGAATACCTCCCATTTGTCAGGACTATTCTAggaactgaagaaagaaattactGAGGCAGATAAGGTCTATCTGCTCTTCAAGAGATACAACCTAGTGAAAATAGACCGCCGttaagatagaaaataaacagCATAGTTTCAGGAAGAGATACTGCTctgtaaaaactaaaaagaaaagtgaaatgataAATTGTGACTCTGGATTGGGAGTAACCAATTTGTGTTTAATAATCAAAAGAGGCCTTGAAGAGCTGACATTTTGGATCATATCTGGATAAACTGAAGAAGCCAAACATGCAAACATTTGTGGCTATAGTATTCTAGACAGAGGGCACAGGTAGTGCAAAAACTCAAAGATGATGATGAACTTGATATATTTGAAGAATACAATAAAGTCCATGTTACCCGGAATATAGTAATTCAATGTGAAGATGATTAAACTTGAAGTTGGAGATACTGGTAGTGTCAAAGACATATGGTCTACATAGTAAAtatgagttttcattttattacaaTTACAATAAGAAGCCATTCTGTGGCTTTAAGCAAAAGAGTGATTCCTCTACTGAAGGGTCATAAATGACTTAGGGCTGTAAACTCAAGATTCTATGCAGATATCAAAGAGTTGGAAAATATCATTAAGaggaaaatattatatttgtaaGTGCACTTTGAAAGATATTAAACTACCAATTTTTCTTACATAAATAAGAGAGAGTGGCAAAAGAAAGCTGGTTACCTTTACTGAAAAAGATGacaaaaacattttacttttttttctagagCTTCTTTATTAATCCTAGcaaatttttatgacttttagCTGTATGTTTGACCTTATTGCCAATTGATTTCACTATAAGTTTAATAATGACCGTCTTTTCGTAGACCAGTCAGGATTTTGTGTCAGAGAGAAGAAACcattctagctatttgaaacaaAACATCATTTAATATCGAGAGTTAGGTGTTCACAAAATCGCtagaaagtctgaaagagcagaCTATAGGCTGGACATCCAGAGATGCCTTACAGACTAACACAGGTGACCTATGTTGTCAGGGAAGTTGTTCTTGCTACAATCTTAGCCATCTGTTGGCTGAAAAAAACACTACAATTTTAGCCATGCGCCTCGGATCAAGTTGATGATCCGGAATCACTTTGGACCTCACGAATCGCCCCTAGTATAACAAAAGCCTCTCCTACTGCCTCCCTTTAACTAGCTTACTACATATTCAAATCTCAAGTGAGTACATTAAATGGGCATCATCCAAAACATCTGGAACCCCAAATGCAAGGGGGTCAaaaattgagttttaaaatattttatttttgataataaccaaAGTTTATACTTGGGAATATAAATTTTGTACATGTAAAAATATTCAGACTATTGAAAAAGTGGTCTGAATCTTCAAATAATCCTCTATTCTCACTCTGTTTATTGTATTGCTTCCTGTTTTACTGAGAAAGGTAGCAGGTGAGAATTCCTTAATCTCCCATCACTACCACTATACAACGTGCATCCGTGATTAAGTTTCCTTTAACTTCTCCTGAGACTGGGTGACCTGAACCTGCTCCTACAGAAGTAAACCCTTCCACCTGTGCACCAGATTCCATCCCCTCCCCTTTACTAAAGGCGATTACTCCGGTAACTCTCCTTTCTCTCATCTGTATGTAACATGAACTTTGTCCTCCCTATTGGGTGTAACCTTTAGCATGTAACCGCATTTCTTCCCTCCTAAATAAAACCTTCTTGCCACCTTTTCCCCTGTCCATGTCACTTCATGAGTCTTTGTGtctccacatgaattttaggatttttaaaaatttctttaaaaaatgatgttgggATTTTcacagagattgcattgaatctatagattgcttcaGGTAgtgtggatattttaacaatattaattattctattccattaacaCAGaaagtatttccatttatttgcatctgctttaatttctttcatcaatgttttacagtttaagtgtacaagtctttcacctccttaagtttactcctaaatattttattttttggttctaATGGAAATGagattaatttcttaatttcccttttagatagttcttttttattgtatagaattgaaatgatttcttttgtagatttttaaatttataaatatttaattgacaaataaagatCAAATATATTCAAGATATATGAAATGATAATTTGATATTCATATACAGTGtataatgattaccacaatcaaattaacACATTAATCACCATCCATGTTGTACATTAGTTACCAAGAATGTGTTTATCTTATGGCTGAAAGTTTGTACCATTTGACCAACATATTCCCCTTTTCTCTGACTTCAAAACCCTCTgacaaccactgttctactctctccttcgatgagcttttttttttcagatgctacatgtaagtgagatcatatagtgtctgtctttctgtgtctggcttatttcacctaccATAATGTCTATTAGGtttatctatgttgctgcaaacgGCAAAACTTCCTTCTTTCTGTGGCTGAATGACAGTCTATCacatatatgtaccacaatttttatactcattcatcaattgatgtacacttgggttgtttccatattttggctatagTGAATGATGCTTCAGTGAACATAGAAGTATAGTTATCTTTTAGAGATaaagatttcatttcctttgggtatatatctagaagtGAGACTGCTGGAACAtatggaagttttattttttattttttgaagaacatctatattgttttccataatgcctgtgccaatttacattcccatcaatagtgtaaaagggttcccttttctccacatccttaccaacacttgttatcatgTGTCTTCTCATAATAGCCATTCCAGTATGTATGAGGTGatgtttcattgtggttttaatttgcattttcccaatggttgatgatgttgagcaccttttcatacacATGTTGGCTATTTCTATGTCTGTTTTGGGAATATGTCTGTTAAAATCTTTGCCAATTGTAAAAATcaggttgtttgttgttttactgTTGACTTGTGTACTTCCTgatatattatgaatattaaccccttatcatacatatggtttgctaatattttctcccattcgatAGGTGGCCTTTTAATTTGGTCAATTGTTTCTTTTGTGGTGCAGTGGAATTTTTAGTTGATAtagtcccacttgtttattttttgttgcctgtgcttttgtggtcatatccaaaaaatgaTTGCCAATACTGTTGTCAAGGtgtttttttccttatgttttcttctggtagttttacactttcaggttttacatttaaatctttaattcatttccaGTTAGTTTTAGTATATGTCATAAGACAagacttcagtttctttcttttgcatgtggatatttagcttttccaacagcatttattaaatagacttTTCTTTTCCGATTGTGTATTATTGGCATCCTTGTCAAATCTTAGTTGGCCAtatatgtgtgaatttatttttggGCTCCCTACTGTGTTTCATTGTTATGTGTCATGTTTTTatagtaccatactgttttaattaatatggctttgtagtagagtttgaaacagtgagtgtgatgcttccagctttgctcctttttctcaaaattactttggctatttggagtcttttaCAAGTATATAcaaatttggttttgttttttccatttctatgatgaatgccattggaattttaatAGGGACTTGATAGAATCTGTaggtaatttaattattttagatattttaacaatattaatttttttaaattaatgtacatagatatgtttacttttaattctctttttccatttatttcatcaatgtattatagttttcagtgtacagagctttcacctccttggttgaatttattcctaagtattttgttttaattttttatagttataaatgggattgttttcttgacttCCTTTTCAGATAATTCATTGTTAGTGTTTAGAGATACCACTAGTTTTTGTATGTTCGTTTTTTAATCTGCAGCTTTCTGAACTCATTTATTCTAAAAGGTTTTTTTGAGGACATCTTTGGGATTTTCTCGATATaagatcacatcatctgcaaacagacaattttacttcttcttttccaatttggttgccttttatttcttaccTACTTACTCTAGCTAGTACTTTCAGTAAGATATTGAGTAGACtcggtgagagtgggcatccttattttctttcttatcttagaaggaaagttttcaatttttcacCATTGAATATGATGTTAGGTGTGCGCTTGTCATATGTGGCATTTATCACTGTGGTAGGCTCCTTCTAAGCATAATTTGTTggaagtttttatcatgaaggatgttgaattttgtcaatgccttttctgcatctattgaggtgacCATACGGTTTTTGCCTTTCATTCTGccaatgtggtatatcacatttattgatttgcatatgttcaaATATCACTGTGCTTGATAACAGtgaattatccttttaatgtgctgctagATTTAATGTGTTAGTATTTtggcatttatgttcatcagagatactggattgaacttttcttttagtATCCATCTGTGGCTTAGGTATCAGAGTAATGCAGGCCTTCTAAAATGAGTATGGAAGTGTTCCTGCCTCTtcaatttttggaagagtttggaatacattggtattagttctttttcaaatgtttggtaaaatttaaaAGCGAATCCattaggtcctgggcttttctttgctgggagatttTTGAAACTATTGATTCAATTTTATTCCTTACTGATCggttaagattttttatttcttcttaatttaattttgacaaattgtgtccagaaatttatctatttcttcaagGTTATTCAGTTTGTTGTAGTATAGTTGCTAAAACTTACACAAATTAGggttttttttatagtttttgacaTATTTATAATGTCATGTATTCATTTCTACAGTATTAGAAGGAATAACTTCTCCACCCTAAATTGTTCTTCAACTTAAATTATTcgactcttctttcttctccttgtaCTCTTGGTAACCACCAGtcttttactgtctctatagttttaatttttctagaatgtcatataattggagtCATACATTATATAACCTTTCAAAACTGGCTTCTTTCAGCTAGCattatgcatttaagattcattCATGCTTTTTTTATGGCTTGGTAGTTAATGAccattttattgatgaataaCATTCTATTGTAAATATAGcacagtttgtttatttgtaCACTCATTGAAGAACATTGTGGTTGTCTCCAATTTTTGGCTGTTAGGGAATAAAgttgctgtaaacattcatgACTGGGTTTTTGCATACACATGTTTCAGATCAGTTGGGTAAGTGCCTGGGAGTATGATCATATGGTAAGGCTATGCTcagctttgtaagaaacttccAGTTTGGTCAAGATGTCTGACTAGTTGCAGCCAGGTAGAGCAGCTGTCACTGTGGGACTGGGATGACTGGCACAGTCCTAACAGGTCCTCAAGACACAAAAGCTGGGCAGAAGCTGGGCGTGGCTACCGTGCAATGGGACTTGTTCCTCACCCCCAAGAACTTTGGGGAAATGGGTGAGTTGAACTGGCCAGGAGCAACCTACTCTTGCCACGAGCCTCTGGAATCCCACGAGGAGGAGACCCCTCAATCACCACAGACACAGGGTTGGCAGGGGAGGTGCTTAGAGGAGTGGTAGGAGCAGCACGCTAGCCGATACGGAGCCCAGAGGATTTGCTGCAGGAACATCTATAGCAGAGCACGGCCAGGGATGCCCATCCCTCCAGACTTGACTTGCTTCCATAGGAGACTTTAGCCCTAGGGGAACTGTGGGACATGAATTCTGCAGGGCAGTCTTGCCCATCAGACGGGGCAGATCCAACCTTAGTACCCCCTGGTCTGCTGACCTCTCCCAGTGCTCCAGCCTGGTTTTTTTCTGCTTGCAGTGCAGACTCAGGTTCCCTGGAGACCTGCATCTTAGCTTCTGTAATGTCAGACCATATCTGATTGGTGGAGAGCTCCAGTGAGGTGGCCCCTAGGGCCATGCACCAACCTGCCTGCTCCCTCCCTCTGCTGCAGCTTCTTCCAAGCCATGGCCAACTGCCCCTGCCCCCTGACATCATTTGGCTGGCCTGTATGTGTGCAGGTGGATTTTCCCTTCCCTGCCCCACCAGCTTATGTGAGCACGTGCACCCTGCCCTGCCTCTGCTGCCAGTAGAAGTGCACTCTGCTCCCCTTCCTCTGCCATACTGCCATTGCAGTCAGAGCTGTAGTGGGCACAGAGCCCACCAATCCTGCCTCTGTCTGTGACCTGCCCCTGTGCCAACACTGCCACCAGAATGAAACTAGGTTCTGAAAACAATGAACCCTCCCCTGCCCTGAGTAGCCACAGAGGGTGTACACACACCTGCACCCACCAGTGCCCTGCCCCCATACTAACACTACCATCAGTGCAACAATGCACACAGTCACCAGTGGGGACCTGTTGACCCCCTGAGTTATGCTGACTCTACCCCTGCTGTCAATGCCTTCATGGAGGCAGGCATCTCAGCACCTGCTAGCAGTCTGCTGCAGCTGGCAAGCATGCATCCTGCTTTAATACTGCCGGTGCTGGTGCTGCTGAGGGCACCTGTGAACGAGAACAGATCCCACTGCCGCCACGCTACAAAACCCTTTGACTAGCACCATTCCATCAACATGTAGGGACCAGCAGTCCAGGAGCACCTTAGCACCCCCATCACAGTCTGTTCATAACCTTGAGAAGTTAGAGAACAAAGTAGGGTAGGATACAAGCCCCCCAGAATTAAAACATGCAGTTGGGGAGATGACAGCTGAACCTTGGTCCccaaaatcttccagaaatgaagccagttgacTGAACCCACCTTATAACACAACCAAACCCTCAAAGTCATCTAataggataaaaaaaaaacatcCAAAGGACAGGAACTTCAAAGATTGAAAAAACACTAGcccacaaaaatgagaaaaaaccaGTGCAACAACTCTGACAAGTCAAAAAGCCAGcatgccttctttcctccaaatgccTCCACCAGCTCTCCACCAAAAGTTTTTAACTGAACTGGGATGGCTGAAGTGACACAAATAGAATTTAGAGTATGGATAGAAAGAGCATCAAGGTGCACGAGtatgttgaaacccaatccaaggaagctaagaaacacaataaaacaatgcaggagctgacagacaaaatagatgCTATAGAAAAGAACATAACTGACCTGATAGAACTGGAAAACACACTGcaaaaatttcataatgcaatcacaactattaacagcagaatacaccAAGCACAAGAAATGATATTAGTGCTttaagactggctttctgaaacaagacaggcagacaagaatagagaagaaagaatgaaaagtaacaaataaaacctctgagaaatataagTTTATGTAAAGAGAACAAATCTATGATTCATTGGTGTCCctgaaggagatggggagaatggcagcaacttggaaaacatattccaGGAtgtcatccatgagaacttcctcaacctagctagagaggctaacattcaaattcagaaaatacagaaaacccATGTAAGGCACTTCACAGGAAGATCACTGCCaggacacataattatcagattttccaaggtttaaatgaaagaaaaaaaatgcaaaaggcagctagagagaaaggtcaggtcacctacaaagggaagcccatcagactaacagcagacttctcaacaaaaactctacaaaccagaagaggttgggggccaatattcaagattcttaaagaaaataaattccaacccagaattttacaTCTGGCCAAAGtatgcttcataagtgaaggagaaataagatccttttcagacaagcaaatgctgagggaatttgttactacCAGActgacctgccttacaagagctcctgaaggaaacactaaataaaaaaaggaaatatcattacCAACCACTTCAAAAATAcgctgaagtacacagaccaatgacactataaagcaaccacacaaacaagtatGTATGGTAACCAACCAACAGCaggatgacaggatcaaatccacacatatcaataataaccttgaatgtaaatgggctaaatgccccaattaaaaggcacagagtgataagctggataaaaaagcaagacccaatggtatgctgtcttcaagagacatgcagtgacacccataggctcacatgcaatgacacccataggctcacatgcaatgacacccataggctcacatgcaatgacactcataggctcatatgcaatgacacccatagcctcaaaataaagggatagaggaaaatctactaagtaaatagaaaacataaaaaatacagagattgcaatcctaatttcagacaaaacagactttaaaccaacaaagataaaaaaagacaaaaaagggtaatgacataatggcaaagggttcaattcaacaagtagtgctaactatcctaaatatacgtGCACTTAACACAGGAGTACCCTGATTCAAACAAATTCTTAGaaacctgcaaagagacttagactcgcacacaataataatgagagacttcaacaccctactgacagtattagacagatcactgaggcagaaaattagcaaagatatTCAGAACCTTAACTCAGCACTGGATCACATGGACCTGATAGAtgtttacagaactctccaccaaaaagcaacagaatatacattcttctcatcaccacatggcacatatTCTGAAGTAAGCCACGTAACTGAACATAAAACACTCCTTGGCAAATGCAagagaactgaaattataacGACCAttctcttggaccacagcacaataaaattagaaattaagactaagaaaattgctcataaccataaaattacatggaaattgaataacctgctcctggatgacttttgggtaaataatgaaattaaaacaggaatcaagaaattatttgaaactaatgagaacaaagatacaacataccagaatttctgggccACTGCTAAGGCAATGTTaagtgggaaatttatagcactaaccACCCACATCAACaggttagaaagatctcaagctAACAACTAAGTGTCACAACTAAAAGAACCAAAGAACCATGGGCAAACCAAcctaaaagctagcagaagacaaaaactaaccaaaatcagagctgaactaaagGAGATTGAGACACAAAAAGAACATTCCAAATATCAACCAATCCAGGAATTAAttgtttgaaaaattaataaaatagaccactagctagactaataaaaaagaaaagagagaagatccaaataaacacacttagaaatgacaaaggggatattatcactgaccccacagaaatacaaataactatCGGAGAATATTTTGAACATTTCTGTGCACAcaaacaagaaaatctagaagaaatggataaattcctggaaacatacaccctcccaagacagaaccaggaagaaattgaatctctgaacagaccaataatgaactctgaaattgaatcagtaataaatagcctaccaacctaAAAAAGCCTTGAGCCAGACAGATTCACCtctaaattctaccagatgtacaaataagagctgataccattcctatTGAAACTATTTTATGAAACTGAGgtttcatggataggaagaatcaatattagtaaaatggccatgctgtccaaagcaatttatagattcagtgctattcctatcaaactatcaatgacattcttcacagaactaggaaaaactatttcaaaattcatatggaaccaacaaagagTCCAAGctgccaaggcaatcctaagcaaaggaacaaagctggaggcaacacgttatccaacttcaaactatattacagggctacagtaaccaaaacagcatggctacagtaaccaaaacagacacatataacaatggaacagaataggtaTATGATTCATTTGTTCCCAAACTATCTTTTCTCTATTAAATTGCCcttgcacctttgttgaaaataattgACTCTATTTCTGTGGGTCTATTTTTAggctctgttttctgtttcactgatttaaatgtctattctttcaccaatattgtgctgttattttattgtattttattttgttttgttttattttattttattttactttattttattttattttttgagacactgtttctctgtctccttggcagggtgcagtggtgtgaccatggctcactgcaatctcaacctcctttctcaagtgatcctcctgcttcagccacctaaGTAGTCAgtactacaagtgtgcaccaccatgcccgagcaatttttaatttttttgtagagatgggggatctcactatgtttcccaggctggtcttgaactcttgggctcaagtgatcttcctgcctcatccttccaaagttctggggttacaggcatgggccaccatgtctAGTCCATGATGTCTTAATTAGAGTaattttatagtaagtcttgaggTCAGGCAGTGTGaatcctccaaatttgttctttttctttggtaTTGTGTTATCTATTTTAAGTCTTGTGCCTTTCCATGAAACTTTTGAGTTAGTTTGTTGCTATCTACAAAAcctcttttctacttttaatGACTTCTGTGATTTTATTGAGCTCATTCTTTTAATACTGGATAATCTCTCTATTGTAAGgcaagctgattagcaaccttaaatCCATCTACAAAGTCCCTTTTGGAAATTCAGGTAACATATTCACATTATAATATTGTAAGGTCTTATATATACTTGGTCTATATATAATTTGTTGTTCTCAAGTCCCTTATATTAATTGTCAGTTGTTTTCTGTGCTTCTCCAATATTACTTAGATAttatggttttataatttttttgcagatttgatcttcaacaaagctgacactggggaaaggacacactcttcaatagatggtgctgggaaaattggatagccacatccagaagaatgaaactggaccactaTCTCACTATATACAAGAATCAACTCAAagtagattaaaaacttaaacataagacctgaaactataaaaatacttgaagaaaacctagggaaaaatTTCCTGGACTTttgtctaggcaaagaatttatgactaacaCCTCAAAAGCCACAagcaacacaaataaaaatagacaaatgggacttaattaaattagaaagcttctgagcagcagaagaaaaaatcagCAGAGCGAAGAGACAACctccagaatggaagaaaatatttgcaaactattcatctaatAGTGGGCTAATACCTAGAATttacaaaaaacccaaacaactcaacaggaaaaaaaataattccactggaaagtggccaaaggacataaatagacatttttcaaaagaagacatacaaaaggccaaaagatatatgaaaaaacactcaacatcactaatcattatagaaatgcaaatcaaaaccacaatgaaatattattttccccTAGTCATAATGactattactaaaaataaaaacaaaaacaaaacaaaacaaaatataacagaTTGAAAAAGGAactcttctacactgttggtgggaatgtaaaccagtaTAGCAACTGTGGAAAACATTGTGGAGATTccttacaaaagtaaaaataaaattaccattggAACCAGCAATTTACTACTGGGTATTTactcaaaggggaaaaaaaatcaatatttcaaGGGGATACCTGCACTCGCATGTTtgttgcagtactattcacaatgcAAAGATATGAAACCAACCTAAGTGGGGGTTTGGGCTTATGAAGCTGATAGTAAAAAGACTCAGGGTTTGTGAAGTTGGTGAAGGATTTTGCAAAGCTCTTCAAACTGCATGCAGAACTGTTGACCAGTGAGGATGGCAAGGTGGACAGCTCAGCAGCCAGGGATGTGCTGGTGCGCAGGGGCAGGAGCATGATGTGCAGGTGTACCCAGCAATGTTTGGGGTACTCAGGTCCCAAGTGGTGCTTGGAAGAGGTGATGAAGCTCTGAAGTAATTTCTGAGCATGATCTATTATCAAGCCAGTAACAtacaaaatacagaatatttcatgatgatatcctgcaataaaaatcacgaaaaaataaaacagaaaacaaaacaaac
The genomic region above belongs to Pongo pygmaeus isolate AG05252 chromosome 15, NHGRI_mPonPyg2-v2.0_pri, whole genome shotgun sequence and contains:
- the LOC129012654 gene encoding LOW QUALITY PROTEIN: olfactory receptor 4N2-like (The sequence of the model RefSeq protein was modified relative to this genomic sequence to represent the inferred CDS: inserted 2 bases in 1 codon): MKIANNTVVTEFILLGLXQSQDIQLLVFVLILIFYLIILPGNFLIIFTIKSDPGLTAPLSFFLGNLAFLDASYSVIAAPRMLVDFLSAKKVISYRGCITQLFFLHFLGGGEGLLLVVMAFDRYIAICRPLHYSTVMNPRACYAMMLALWLGDFVHSIIQVVLILRLPFCGPNQLDNFFCDVPQVIKLACTDTFVVELLMVFNSGLMTLLCFLGLLASYAVILCSIRGSSSEAKNKAMSTCTNRIIVTFFMFGPGIFIYTRPFRAFPADKVVSFFHTVIFPLLNPVIYTLHNQEVKASMKKCLIST